One Terriglobales bacterium DNA window includes the following coding sequences:
- a CDS encoding AI-2E family transporter: MSEFEQHVRTAATGLWRWFVAQTLDAAAVGLLWLAGLLALGVPWAPLWALLAALFQYVPHLGPVLGVVGPALAAGLSSGAERALYVLILYAAIVLVDGLLLQPYLLRRTAKVPIWASILAPLVLGILIPFWGVLLAPPLLAILYTFRSRAGQAPVPGPASRRNPGSDA; this comes from the coding sequence GTGAGCGAGTTCGAACAGCACGTCCGCACCGCTGCCACCGGCCTTTGGCGCTGGTTCGTGGCCCAGACCCTGGACGCCGCCGCGGTTGGCCTGCTGTGGCTGGCCGGTCTCCTGGCCCTTGGTGTCCCTTGGGCGCCCTTGTGGGCGTTGCTGGCCGCGCTCTTCCAGTACGTTCCGCACCTGGGTCCCGTGCTGGGAGTCGTCGGCCCCGCCCTGGCGGCTGGGCTGAGTTCCGGCGCGGAGCGTGCACTCTACGTGCTCATCCTCTATGCCGCCATTGTTCTGGTGGACGGTCTTCTGCTCCAGCCCTATCTGCTCAGGCGCACCGCCAAGGTTCCCATTTGGGCCTCGATCCTCGCTCCCCTGGTCCTTGGCATACTCATCCCGTTCTGGGGAGTGTTGCTGGCCCCGCCGCTGTTGGCGATCCTCTACACCTTCCGTTCCCGGGCAGGGCAGGCCCCGGTTCCAGGGCCGGCTTCGCGCCGGAATCCCGGGTCGGATGCCTAG
- a CDS encoding YebC/PmpR family DNA-binding transcriptional regulator — MSGHSKWATIKHKKGAADARRGKVFTRLIREISMAAKSGGDPDKNPRLRTAIAAAKGENMPADNIKRAIQRGTGELPGAVYEEFQLEGYGPGGVAVLTEISSDNRNRTVSEIRHVFGKNGGNMSEAGSVAWMFHKKGYIVVPKSSASEDDLMNIILEAGGEDLKDDGSNWEIITDPASYEAVLEAVKKAGLEVSASELAMLPQNYVKLDGAAAQQMIRLVEALEEHDDVQHVYSNFDVDEKQLEQVAS, encoded by the coding sequence ATGTCCGGCCATTCCAAATGGGCCACCATCAAGCACAAGAAGGGCGCGGCGGACGCCCGGCGCGGCAAGGTCTTCACCCGCCTGATCCGCGAGATCAGCATGGCGGCCAAATCCGGGGGCGACCCGGACAAGAATCCCCGCCTGCGCACCGCGATCGCCGCCGCCAAGGGCGAGAACATGCCGGCCGACAACATCAAGCGCGCCATCCAGCGCGGAACCGGTGAGTTGCCCGGCGCCGTCTACGAGGAGTTCCAGTTGGAAGGCTACGGCCCGGGTGGCGTCGCCGTGCTGACGGAGATCTCGTCCGACAACCGCAATCGCACCGTCAGCGAGATCCGGCACGTCTTCGGCAAGAACGGCGGCAACATGAGCGAAGCCGGATCCGTGGCCTGGATGTTCCACAAGAAAGGCTACATCGTGGTGCCCAAGTCGTCGGCGTCGGAAGATGACCTGATGAACATCATCCTCGAGGCCGGCGGCGAAGACCTGAAAGATGACGGCTCCAACTGGGAGATCATCACCGATCCTGCCAGCTACGAGGCGGTGCTCGAGGCCGTCAAGAAGGCCGGCCTCGAAGTGTCGGCTTCCGAACTCGCCATGCTCCCGCAGAACTACGTCAAGCTGGATGGCGCCGCCGCCCAGCAGATGATCCGCCTGGTGGAGGCGCTGGAGGAACACGACGACGTCCAGCACGTG
- a CDS encoding RNA polymerase sigma factor — protein MNPSKGSSGLIVATLENTLTTASLARVARGIAPEEFDAIVRQHQQRIYRVLLALLRDPDEADTLTQECFLRAYRKRESFRGEAAVGTWLVRIALNLAHEHRRSPRVAFWRRLFQRDREDLQAVEAVAAAQQPSPERQAAARQEAAAVWEVVATLSPRQRAIFVLRFAEEMTLNEIAQAMELEVGTVKVHLSRALAAVRLRLGERRHR, from the coding sequence GTGAATCCGTCCAAAGGGAGCAGCGGGCTCATCGTGGCCACCCTGGAGAACACACTGACAACGGCGAGTCTGGCGCGAGTGGCGCGCGGCATCGCGCCGGAGGAGTTCGACGCCATCGTCCGCCAGCACCAGCAGCGCATTTACCGCGTCCTGCTGGCGCTGCTGCGGGATCCCGACGAGGCCGACACGCTTACCCAGGAATGCTTTCTGCGGGCCTACCGCAAGCGGGAGAGCTTTCGGGGTGAGGCAGCGGTCGGGACGTGGCTGGTGCGGATCGCGCTGAACCTGGCCCATGAGCACCGCCGCAGCCCACGCGTGGCCTTCTGGCGGCGGCTGTTCCAGCGCGACCGCGAAGACTTGCAGGCGGTGGAGGCGGTCGCAGCAGCGCAACAGCCTTCACCGGAGCGGCAAGCGGCGGCGCGCCAGGAGGCGGCTGCGGTGTGGGAGGTGGTGGCCACACTTTCCCCGCGCCAGCGAGCCATTTTCGTCCTGCGGTTTGCGGAAGAGATGACGCTGAATGAAATCGCTCAGGCCATGGAGCTGGAGGTGGGGACGGTCAAGGTGCATTTGTCGCGCGCGCTGGCCGCGGTCCGGCTGCGCCTGGGTGAAAGGAGGCATCGGTGA